A stretch of Desulfotalea psychrophila LSv54 DNA encodes these proteins:
- a CDS encoding nitroreductase family protein, with translation MINFCLDQERCNKCGACAMDCPASIIEIQADFPRVFPYNEESCYQCEHCLAICPTAAISILDINPQTDCLPLKGMLPSPEQMEALVRGRRSSRHYQKKNVEKETVDWLLEMTAHAPTGVNSRSQMFTLVDDMEVMDKIRQEAMAGLKATIASGNLPEKFQYFAQIAEAWENGIDTIFRGAPHMLIISSPEDAPCPEADPFIALSYFELCAATKNIGTLWCGLAKYTLFDILPELGRKIGVPENHKSVYIMLFGKTKLKYARTVQRKNRAINRVRL, from the coding sequence ATGATCAATTTTTGTCTTGACCAGGAACGATGCAATAAATGCGGAGCATGTGCCATGGACTGCCCGGCCTCCATCATAGAGATACAGGCTGACTTTCCACGAGTGTTCCCCTACAATGAGGAGAGTTGCTATCAGTGCGAGCACTGCCTTGCCATCTGCCCTACGGCTGCCATCTCTATTCTTGATATCAATCCCCAGACAGATTGCCTCCCCCTTAAGGGAATGCTCCCCAGCCCTGAACAGATGGAGGCCCTTGTCCGCGGCAGACGATCCTCCCGGCATTATCAGAAAAAAAACGTCGAAAAAGAAACCGTTGACTGGCTCCTTGAAATGACGGCCCATGCGCCAACGGGGGTAAATTCCCGTAGCCAGATGTTCACTCTCGTCGACGATATGGAGGTCATGGACAAGATACGTCAGGAGGCAATGGCAGGGCTAAAGGCAACTATTGCCTCTGGTAATCTTCCAGAAAAATTTCAATACTTTGCCCAAATTGCCGAGGCCTGGGAGAACGGCATCGATACCATCTTTCGGGGAGCACCACATATGCTCATTATCTCTTCCCCGGAAGACGCCCCCTGCCCCGAGGCCGACCCCTTTATCGCCCTCAGTTATTTTGAACTCTGCGCGGCAACAAAAAATATCGGCACCCTGTGGTGCGGCCTGGCAAAATACACCCTGTTTGACATCCTACCAGAGCTCGGCAGAAAAATTGGCGTCCCCGAAAACCATAAATCGGTATACATCATGCTCTTTGGCAAGACAAAGCTCAAATACGCCCGCACCGTTCAACGAAAGAACAGAGCCATCAACCGAGTTAGACTATAG
- a CDS encoding TRAP transporter large permease produces MSEITIPLCLLGLLFLLLGSGIWVAFSLLGVGIIGMMVFTDAPVGNVLATTVWGASNSWALAALPLFIWMGEILFRSKLSENMFEGLAPWLTHLPGRLLHVNIFGCGIFAAVSGSSAATAATIGKMSIPELTQRGYPEKMILGTLAGSATLGLLIPPSIILIVYGVATEQSIARLFIAGLLPGVLLVTLFVGYVIIWSLLNKEQIPMEENNLSFMEKVRGTKRLIPVILLIGGVLGSIYTGIASPTDAAAVGVVLALLLSRATGSLCKETFIEGLLGATRTSCMIAFILAGAAFLTVAMGFTGIPKSLATWIGTMDLSPYALLGALTIFFVVLGCFLDGISVVVLTTSVIMPMVQAAGIDPLWFGIFVVIVVEMSQITPPVGFNLFVIQGLTGINILRVAHAALPFFLLLLTALAIITVVPEVVTLLPNMMGS; encoded by the coding sequence ATGTCAGAAATAACAATCCCACTTTGCCTACTCGGCCTGCTCTTCCTTCTGCTAGGTAGCGGTATCTGGGTGGCCTTCTCCCTATTGGGGGTAGGCATAATTGGAATGATGGTCTTTACCGATGCCCCCGTTGGCAATGTACTGGCCACCACGGTTTGGGGAGCGAGCAATAGCTGGGCGCTTGCGGCCCTCCCCCTCTTTATCTGGATGGGAGAAATTCTCTTTCGTTCAAAGCTATCGGAAAATATGTTTGAGGGTTTAGCACCCTGGCTGACACACCTGCCAGGACGCCTATTACACGTCAACATCTTCGGTTGCGGTATTTTTGCCGCAGTCTCCGGATCATCTGCGGCAACGGCAGCCACCATCGGCAAGATGTCCATCCCTGAGCTTACCCAACGAGGTTATCCGGAGAAGATGATCCTCGGGACTCTGGCCGGTTCTGCAACCCTGGGACTACTCATTCCGCCATCGATCATCCTTATCGTCTACGGTGTTGCCACCGAACAATCCATTGCCCGACTCTTTATCGCCGGCCTTTTGCCCGGAGTCCTGTTAGTCACTCTCTTTGTTGGCTATGTCATCATCTGGTCACTACTCAATAAAGAGCAAATTCCGATGGAAGAGAACAATCTCTCCTTTATGGAAAAGGTGCGCGGCACCAAGAGACTGATACCTGTTATCCTGCTGATAGGTGGCGTCCTCGGCTCCATCTACACCGGCATCGCCTCTCCGACAGATGCGGCGGCTGTAGGCGTTGTCCTTGCCCTCCTTCTCTCCAGGGCCACTGGTTCTCTCTGCAAAGAGACCTTTATAGAGGGTTTACTCGGGGCAACCCGCACCTCGTGCATGATCGCCTTTATTCTGGCAGGTGCTGCCTTTTTAACAGTTGCCATGGGCTTTACCGGCATTCCAAAATCACTGGCCACCTGGATCGGCACCATGGACCTCTCCCCCTATGCGCTACTGGGAGCTCTGACAATCTTCTTTGTTGTCCTAGGCTGTTTTCTTGATGGAATTTCCGTAGTGGTGCTCACCACCTCCGTTATCATGCCCATGGTTCAGGCGGCAGGAATCGACCCACTATGGTTTGGTATCTTCGTTGTCATCGTAGTCGAGATGTCACAAATCACCCCGCCTGTTGGTTTTAATCTCTTTGTTATTCAGGGCCTTACGGGAATTAATATCCTACGAGTAGCCCATGCCGCCCTGCCCTTCTTCTTGCTCCTGCTCACAGCACTTGCTATTATCACTGTCGTACCAGAGGTGGTAACCCTGCTACCAAATATGATGGGTAGCTAA
- a CDS encoding PepSY domain-containing protein: MKRKKYAVAAVLLASFFMVSPSFAGHDGNKSLIRYNMLLAQTQKTLSQVVEEQAKKTAATVIEAELEMKSLGLSEQKQPVYKIVTYKKGGRVKYYIDSVTGKVLLSKKKGNWNPLDDDMLEAEAMSKAKISMGRAITLAEKKFSGKAIEAEIDEDDDVLYYKVKLVPKSGVIKALVDPKVGTPYEVVR, translated from the coding sequence ATGAAGAGGAAAAAATATGCAGTTGCCGCTGTTCTTCTGGCAAGTTTTTTTATGGTAAGCCCATCCTTTGCAGGTCACGATGGCAACAAGAGTTTGATTCGTTATAATATGCTTCTGGCGCAGACCCAGAAAACTCTGAGTCAGGTGGTAGAGGAGCAGGCAAAAAAGACAGCAGCGACTGTTATAGAGGCAGAGCTGGAGATGAAGTCTCTGGGCTTATCTGAGCAAAAACAGCCTGTTTACAAGATTGTTACATATAAGAAGGGTGGTAGAGTAAAGTACTATATTGATTCGGTAACGGGTAAGGTGCTCCTCTCTAAGAAAAAGGGGAATTGGAATCCTCTGGATGATGATATGTTAGAGGCCGAGGCGATGAGTAAGGCAAAGATCTCCATGGGGCGTGCCATTACTCTTGCTGAGAAAAAATTCTCGGGTAAGGCCATAGAGGCAGAAATTGATGAGGATGATGATGTCCTCTACTATAAGGTAAAGCTTGTCCCCAAGAGTGGGGTAATTAAGGCCCTGGTCGATCCTAAAGTAGGCACCCCCTATGAGGTAGTTCGCTAA
- a CDS encoding 5'-nucleotidase: MMSFNLEDCLVIGISSRALFDLEEENALFEEEGIDAYRAYQRQHEDLVLGRGTAYYMIEELLKINDLVDDRRLVEVVVMSKNSPDTGLRVFASIDHYGLDISRAAFAGGEDLHEYLDAFSVDLFLSKSEEDVQGAVDHGVASAILYEPPDGYAPVAGQIRIAFDGDAVLFSEESEKVYKEQGLEAFVEHENLNRDNPLPDGPFAKLLCILAYLQQTLPREDNPFRLALVTARKSPSHVRVVNTLRDWGVNLDEAFFLGGMTKSKVLQSFRAHIFFDDQDVHVGPASRVVPSARVPYKTGSSLKSLPEG, from the coding sequence ATGATGTCATTTAATTTGGAAGACTGTCTGGTCATAGGGATATCCTCCCGTGCCCTTTTTGATCTGGAGGAGGAGAATGCTCTCTTTGAGGAGGAGGGGATCGATGCCTATAGGGCTTACCAACGTCAGCATGAGGATCTTGTCCTAGGACGTGGTACTGCCTATTATATGATAGAGGAGTTGTTGAAAATCAATGACTTGGTAGATGACCGAAGGCTCGTTGAAGTTGTTGTTATGTCAAAGAACAGCCCGGATACGGGCTTGAGGGTTTTTGCCTCTATTGATCACTATGGTCTTGATATCAGTCGGGCAGCCTTTGCAGGGGGAGAGGATTTGCATGAGTATCTGGACGCCTTTAGTGTTGATCTCTTTCTTTCTAAATCAGAAGAGGATGTGCAGGGGGCGGTTGATCATGGGGTGGCATCGGCAATTCTCTATGAACCGCCGGATGGTTATGCCCCCGTTGCCGGTCAGATACGGATTGCCTTTGATGGTGATGCGGTGCTTTTTTCCGAAGAATCGGAAAAGGTCTATAAGGAGCAGGGTTTAGAGGCCTTTGTTGAGCATGAAAATCTCAACCGTGATAATCCGCTTCCCGATGGTCCATTTGCTAAGCTACTCTGTATACTTGCCTACCTGCAGCAGACATTACCGAGGGAGGACAACCCCTTTCGTCTGGCTCTGGTTACAGCAAGGAAAAGTCCGTCCCACGTCCGGGTTGTGAATACCCTGCGGGACTGGGGGGTTAATTTGGATGAGGCCTTCTTTCTTGGTGGGATGACCAAGAGCAAGGTTCTCCAGTCTTTTCGAGCCCATATCTTTTTTGATGATCAGGATGTGCATGTGGGCCCGGCCTCCCGGGTGGTTCCTTCGGCTCGCGTACCCTACAAGACGGGTTCTTCTTTAAAGAGCCTCCCGGAGGGATGA